A single genomic interval of Zunongwangia sp. HGR-M22 harbors:
- a CDS encoding ATPase — translation MNNPSNIVENGVTYSLGDFDGSTIHYDFYRILQYLEVKGKMLYGEDFKIYKKDRPLIRKLCAYFINDQKSCKRYNIILKKGILLSGPVGCGKTSLMKVLRYIVPKKMPYEMIPSRNVVFSFNHLGFKTVQEYGDSGSFCFDDLGLEPFGRFYGKDANVMGEVLLSRYELFIHTKGRLKTYATTNLNAAELEDRYGNRVRSRMRELFNLISFNNESADKR, via the coding sequence GTAACCTATAGCCTGGGTGATTTTGATGGATCCACCATACATTATGATTTCTATAGAATACTTCAATATTTGGAAGTAAAAGGAAAAATGCTATACGGTGAGGATTTTAAAATCTATAAAAAAGATCGTCCCTTGATCCGAAAACTATGCGCCTATTTTATCAACGATCAAAAATCCTGTAAGCGCTATAATATAATTCTTAAAAAAGGAATATTGCTCAGTGGTCCTGTGGGATGTGGAAAAACCAGCTTAATGAAAGTATTGCGCTATATCGTTCCGAAAAAAATGCCTTACGAAATGATTCCCTCACGAAATGTTGTATTTAGTTTCAATCATTTGGGTTTTAAAACCGTACAGGAGTACGGGGATTCAGGAAGTTTTTGTTTTGATGATCTGGGGCTCGAACCTTTTGGACGATTTTATGGAAAAGATGCTAACGTGATGGGCGAGGTGTTACTTTCCAGATACGAGCTTTTTATACATACAAAAGGACGTTTAAAAACATATGCCACAACGAACCTTAACGCAGCAGAACTTGAAGACCGTTATGGCAATCGGGTACGTAGCCGAATGAGAGAGCTATTTAATCTGATATCTTTTAATAATGAGAGTGCTGATAAACGATAA
- a CDS encoding RNA polymerase sigma factor, protein MKSFGIKEEQMSYDAEDDKFLIFQLKKGNEKAFNRLYDKYLLDVYHFSLSLLKSKDHAMEVVQDVFMKIWITRDAIDETKSFKSFILTITKNLSLNILNKAATDLNFRNKIYENLETQRSTTNEYILSKEYEELKNKAIASLPSGRKKIFLLSREEGKSYQEISEELDISINTVKTQIKKALQSIREYFSKNTDIDLIFLLFFIFF, encoded by the coding sequence TTGAAAAGTTTTGGTATTAAAGAAGAGCAAATGAGCTATGATGCTGAGGATGATAAATTTTTAATTTTCCAATTGAAAAAGGGAAATGAAAAAGCTTTTAATAGATTATACGATAAATATCTATTGGATGTATACCATTTTTCCTTGAGTTTACTTAAATCAAAGGATCATGCGATGGAAGTAGTTCAGGACGTCTTCATGAAAATATGGATAACTCGCGATGCCATAGATGAGACTAAAAGTTTTAAGTCTTTTATTCTTACGATCACCAAAAATCTCTCGCTAAATATCTTAAATAAAGCAGCTACCGATTTAAATTTTAGAAATAAGATCTACGAAAATTTAGAAACGCAAAGAAGTACTACGAATGAATATATTCTTAGTAAGGAATATGAAGAGCTGAAGAATAAAGCAATTGCTTCATTACCCTCCGGGCGAAAAAAAATATTCTTATTGTCACGAGAAGAAGGAAAATCTTATCAAGAAATTAGTGAGGAATTGGATATATCTATCAATACTGTAAAAACTCAGATAAAAAAAGCACTCCAGAGTATAAGAGAATATTTTTCAAAAAATACAGATATAGACCTTATTTTTTTACTTTTTTTTATATTTTTTTAA